Proteins encoded within one genomic window of Corynebacterium aurimucosum:
- the rpmF gene encoding 50S ribosomal protein L32 translates to MATPKFKKSRANTHSRRSQWKADNVALQEVTIDGQTVRIPRRLVKAAKLGLVDVEQF, encoded by the coding sequence ATGGCAACTCCTAAGTTTAAGAAGTCCCGCGCGAATACCCACTCTCGCCGTTCCCAGTGGAAGGCTGACAATGTCGCCCTCCAGGAAGTCACCATCGACGGCCAGACCGTGCGCATTCCGCGCCGCCTGGTTAAGGCTGCCAAGCTCGGCCTGGTAGACGTCGAGCAGTTCTAA